Proteins from a single region of Deltaproteobacteria bacterium:
- a CDS encoding sulfite exporter TauE/SafE family protein yields the protein MVGLGYNEIALVALAVFGSAIIKNSVGIGAGIFLLPFLALVFPAKLALGLGAPAMLISDVVGLRNYWREWNKKELGTLIPPAVMGVFVGVIIIKMVPDTMFKFSVGVVAILFSAYHISKAVFKGKDKGLKRVGQSANTNRYVTLLFGFLGGTASTVIHAGGMVMSIYLLQQPVDKRAFVGTLVSFFAVLNVLKLGAYLKIGIISSEVALLVAAMSPIIILGGWFGNLLNKRFSQDLFRIIVLMIIFLIGMRLMFAGH from the coding sequence ATGGTAGGCCTTGGCTATAACGAAATAGCGCTTGTCGCTCTGGCCGTGTTCGGTTCAGCAATAATCAAGAACAGTGTCGGCATCGGAGCGGGAATTTTCCTCCTTCCTTTTCTCGCCTTGGTATTTCCCGCCAAGCTGGCATTGGGGTTGGGAGCGCCGGCGATGTTGATCTCTGACGTGGTAGGGCTCAGGAACTATTGGAGAGAGTGGAACAAAAAGGAGCTGGGCACTCTCATCCCGCCTGCTGTAATGGGTGTGTTCGTCGGTGTCATCATTATCAAAATGGTTCCAGACACAATGTTTAAATTCAGTGTGGGCGTTGTGGCGATACTCTTTTCCGCCTACCACATAAGTAAAGCTGTCTTTAAGGGGAAAGACAAGGGTCTCAAACGGGTCGGGCAGTCCGCCAATACCAATAGATACGTGACGCTTCTTTTCGGATTTCTCGGAGGAACGGCAAGCACCGTCATCCATGCCGGGGGCATGGTCATGTCCATTTATCTGCTTCAGCAGCCGGTAGACAAGAGGGCCTTTGTTGGGACCCTCGTCTCATTTTTTGCTGTTCTCAATGTTCTCAAGTTAGGTGCTTATTTAAAAATCGGCATTATTAGTTCCGAGGTTGCCTTGTTGGTGGCTGCGATGTCTCCCATCATCATTCTTGGGGGATGGTTTGGGAATCTCCTGAACAAGCGATTCTCGCAAGACTTATTTAGGATTATCGTGCTCATGATCATTTTTCTCATCGGGATGAGACTTATGTTCGCCGGGCATTGA
- a CDS encoding sulfite exporter TauE/SafE family protein, whose protein sequence is MESLPLWSYYWTFIFFVILFASIIQGMTGFGAGLLAGPTLVLFLEPKRVVIILMFTGIANLLFVVYHARRHIYAARALPLIIPAILGVPLGTYILYMVASSGTSLAIAFISIIFSILLLMGYHMPIKREAMASLGVGFASGVMCAAVGMGGPPLILFLSNQKWPKEIFRGTIAVLFLLTGTLSIILYVLAGIATNSRVIESLSLVPAGIIGFYIGNVIFNRVSSFLFMKISLSLIFITGLISLIINLFRIF, encoded by the coding sequence GGATGACCGGCTTTGGTGCGGGGTTGCTCGCTGGTCCTACACTTGTTCTTTTCTTGGAACCGAAACGAGTCGTAATTATTCTAATGTTTACCGGTATCGCCAATTTGCTTTTCGTCGTCTACCATGCCAGAAGGCATATATATGCCGCCCGAGCCTTGCCCCTAATAATTCCTGCTATCCTCGGCGTCCCTCTCGGAACGTACATTCTTTATATGGTGGCGTCTTCTGGAACGAGTCTTGCCATTGCCTTCATTTCTATCATCTTTTCCATTCTCTTGTTAATGGGGTATCATATGCCCATTAAAAGGGAGGCCATGGCATCGTTAGGCGTAGGGTTCGCTAGCGGTGTCATGTGTGCAGCGGTTGGTATGGGCGGACCTCCTCTCATTTTATTCCTGTCTAACCAGAAGTGGCCAAAAGAGATATTCAGGGGCACAATTGCCGTGCTTTTCCTACTTACCGGCACCCTGTCTATTATCTTATACGTACTTGCGGGCATAGCAACAAATTCTCGCGTAATTGAGAGCTTGTCATTGGTCCCTGCAGGAATAATTGGGTTTTATATTGGCAATGTTATATTTAATAGGGTGAGTTCATTCCTGTTTATGAAAATATCCCTATCACTGATTTTTATTACAGGTCTTATCTCCCTCATTATAAATCTATTCAGGATATTTTGA